From the Hylaeus volcanicus isolate JK05 chromosome 4, UHH_iyHylVolc1.0_haploid, whole genome shotgun sequence genome, one window contains:
- the LOC128875882 gene encoding ATP-dependent Clp protease ATP-binding subunit clpX-like, mitochondrial isoform X3 yields MSCVRCCLISAGRIASSNHVANHVHKIVRVAVIRSLTIGSTLGKAPTETTPPGKDSSSGVSSIGSDGGKKSTLTCPKCGDPCTHVETFVSSTRFVKCEKCHHFFVVLSEIDSKRSLNEALRPDDTKQGFYRKPPPPPKKIFEYLNKHVVGQEYAKKVLSVAVYNHYKRIYNNLPVQNSTQGSTNSADLLHISSIGNSLGVGFQQFPNGNEQKTAGNQSVPGSDILDSKQHQLKLEKSNILLLGPTGSGKTLLAQTIAQCLDVPFAICDCTTLTQAGYVGEDIESVIAKLLQDANYVVDKAQMGIVFLDEVDKIGAVPGIHQLRDVGGEGVQQGMLKMLEGTIVNVPERNSSRKLRGDTLQVDTTNILFVASGAYNGLDRLISRRKTEKYLGFGAIPSSENPGRRAASLADVANMSPSTEKDNKEKDFLLQQVEARDLIDFGMIPEFVGRFPVLVPFHTLDRDMLVRILTEPQNAMVPQYQMLFSMDKVELTFTADALNAIAALAMEKKTGARGLRAIMESLLLEPMFDVPGSDVMSVHVTEGCVRGQEKPQYVKRGDATEDELQAQHIHN; encoded by the exons ATGAGTTGCGTTCGTTGTTGTTTAATTAGCGCTGGTCGCATAGCATCCTCCAATCATGTAGCGAATCATG TTCACAAAATTGTGAGAGTAGCAGTGATCAGATCCTTGACGATCGGTAGTACTTTAGGAAAAGCACCTACCGAAACTACGCCGCCTGGCAAGGACAGTAGCAGCGGAGTCTCCTCTATCGGTAGCGACGGAGGAAAGAAAAGCACTCTTACCTGTCCAAAGTGTGGAGACCCTTGTACACACGTAGAAACCTTTGTGT CATCAACGAGGTTTgtaaaatgcgaaaaatgcCACCATTTTTTCGTCGTTCTGTCAGAGATAGATTCAAAGAGAAGTCTCAACGAAGCGTTGAGACCCGACGACACGAAACAAGGTTTCTATAGAAAACCACCACCTCCGCCAAAGAAG ATATTTGAATACCTAAACAAACACGTTGTGGGACAAGAGTATGCTAAAAAAGTTTTGAGCGTTGCTGTTTATAATCACTATAAACGGATCTACAATAACTTACCAGTGCAGAATTCAACGCAAGGATCTACTAATTCAGCCG ATTTGTTACATATATCGTCAATCGGAAATTCACTCGGGGTTGGATTTCAACAATTTCCTAAtggaaacgaacaaaaaacgGCTGGTAATCAATCTGTTCCTGGATCTGATATTCTGGATAGTAAACAACATCAATTGAAATTAGAGAAAAGTAACATTTTGTTACTCGGTCCAACCGGTAGCGGGAAAACGTTGCTAGCGCAGACGATAGCCCAATGCTTAGACGTGCCATTTGCGATCTGCGACTGCACGACACTGACGCAAGCAGGTTACGTTGGCGAAGATATAGAAAGCGTGATCGCGAAACTTTTGCAAGATGCCAACTACGTAGTGGATAAAGCACAAATGGGTATCGTATTCTTAGACGAAGTTGATAAAATCGGCGCCGTACCTGGTATACATCAATTAAGAGACGTTGGCGGAGAAGGTGTTCAGCAAGGGatgttaaaaatgttggagggTACGATTGTCAACGTACCCGAAAGAAATAGTTCGCGAAAGTTACGCGGAGATACCTTGCAAGTTGAcactacaaatattttatttgttgcttCCGGTGCTTATAACGGATTAGATAGGTTGATCTCGCGACGAAAAACTGAAAAGTATCTTGGTTTCGGCGCGATACCATCTTCCGAGAATCCGGGAAGAAGAGCTGCGAGTTTAGCAGATGTCGCAAATATGTCACCTTCTACCGAAAAGGATAACAAAGAGAAAGATTTTTTGCTACAGCAAGTCGAAGCAAGAGACTTGATTGATTTCGGTATGATTCCCGAATTTGTCGGTAGATTTCCTGTTCTCGTACCATTTCACACTCTCGACAGGGATATGCTGGTCCGAATTTTGACCGAACCTCAAAATGCTATGGTGCCGCAATATCAAATGTTGTTTTCAATGGACAAG GTAGAATTAACATTTACCGCGGATGCTTTAAACGCGATAGCTGCATTAGCGATGGAAAAGAAAACGGGTGCGAGAGGACTTCGAGCGATTATGGAGTCGTTACTATTGGAACCCATGTTCGATGTGCCGGGTAGCGATGTAATGTCCGTCCACGTAACCGAAGGTTGCGTACGAGGACAAGAGAAACCGCAATACGTGAAAAGAGGTGATGCTACCGAGGACGAGCTGCAGGCTCaacatatacataattaa
- the LOC128875882 gene encoding ATP-dependent Clp protease ATP-binding subunit clpX-like, mitochondrial isoform X1 has protein sequence MSCVRCCLISAGRIASSNHVANHVHKIVRVAVIRSLTIGSTLGKAPTETTPPGKDSSSGVSSIGSDGGKKSTLTCPKCGDPCTHVETFVSSTRFVKCEKCHHFFVVLSEIDSKRSLNEALRPDDTKQGFYRKPPPPPKKIFEYLNKHVVGQEYAKKVLSVAVYNHYKRIYNNLPVQNSTQGSTNSAGTQDLNHPFIHRGLKPHLLHISSIGNSLGVGFQQFPNGNEQKTAGNQSVPGSDILDSKQHQLKLEKSNILLLGPTGSGKTLLAQTIAQCLDVPFAICDCTTLTQAGYVGEDIESVIAKLLQDANYVVDKAQMGIVFLDEVDKIGAVPGIHQLRDVGGEGVQQGMLKMLEGTIVNVPERNSSRKLRGDTLQVDTTNILFVASGAYNGLDRLISRRKTEKYLGFGAIPSSENPGRRAASLADVANMSPSTEKDNKEKDFLLQQVEARDLIDFGMIPEFVGRFPVLVPFHTLDRDMLVRILTEPQNAMVPQYQMLFSMDKVELTFTADALNAIAALAMEKKTGARGLRAIMESLLLEPMFDVPGSDVMSVHVTEGCVRGQEKPQYVKRGDATEDELQAQHIHN, from the exons ATGAGTTGCGTTCGTTGTTGTTTAATTAGCGCTGGTCGCATAGCATCCTCCAATCATGTAGCGAATCATG TTCACAAAATTGTGAGAGTAGCAGTGATCAGATCCTTGACGATCGGTAGTACTTTAGGAAAAGCACCTACCGAAACTACGCCGCCTGGCAAGGACAGTAGCAGCGGAGTCTCCTCTATCGGTAGCGACGGAGGAAAGAAAAGCACTCTTACCTGTCCAAAGTGTGGAGACCCTTGTACACACGTAGAAACCTTTGTGT CATCAACGAGGTTTgtaaaatgcgaaaaatgcCACCATTTTTTCGTCGTTCTGTCAGAGATAGATTCAAAGAGAAGTCTCAACGAAGCGTTGAGACCCGACGACACGAAACAAGGTTTCTATAGAAAACCACCACCTCCGCCAAAGAAG ATATTTGAATACCTAAACAAACACGTTGTGGGACAAGAGTATGCTAAAAAAGTTTTGAGCGTTGCTGTTTATAATCACTATAAACGGATCTACAATAACTTACCAGTGCAGAATTCAACGCAAGGATCTACTAATTCAGCCGGTACACAAGATCTGAATCATCCCTTCATTCACAGAGGTCTTAAACCAC ATTTGTTACATATATCGTCAATCGGAAATTCACTCGGGGTTGGATTTCAACAATTTCCTAAtggaaacgaacaaaaaacgGCTGGTAATCAATCTGTTCCTGGATCTGATATTCTGGATAGTAAACAACATCAATTGAAATTAGAGAAAAGTAACATTTTGTTACTCGGTCCAACCGGTAGCGGGAAAACGTTGCTAGCGCAGACGATAGCCCAATGCTTAGACGTGCCATTTGCGATCTGCGACTGCACGACACTGACGCAAGCAGGTTACGTTGGCGAAGATATAGAAAGCGTGATCGCGAAACTTTTGCAAGATGCCAACTACGTAGTGGATAAAGCACAAATGGGTATCGTATTCTTAGACGAAGTTGATAAAATCGGCGCCGTACCTGGTATACATCAATTAAGAGACGTTGGCGGAGAAGGTGTTCAGCAAGGGatgttaaaaatgttggagggTACGATTGTCAACGTACCCGAAAGAAATAGTTCGCGAAAGTTACGCGGAGATACCTTGCAAGTTGAcactacaaatattttatttgttgcttCCGGTGCTTATAACGGATTAGATAGGTTGATCTCGCGACGAAAAACTGAAAAGTATCTTGGTTTCGGCGCGATACCATCTTCCGAGAATCCGGGAAGAAGAGCTGCGAGTTTAGCAGATGTCGCAAATATGTCACCTTCTACCGAAAAGGATAACAAAGAGAAAGATTTTTTGCTACAGCAAGTCGAAGCAAGAGACTTGATTGATTTCGGTATGATTCCCGAATTTGTCGGTAGATTTCCTGTTCTCGTACCATTTCACACTCTCGACAGGGATATGCTGGTCCGAATTTTGACCGAACCTCAAAATGCTATGGTGCCGCAATATCAAATGTTGTTTTCAATGGACAAG GTAGAATTAACATTTACCGCGGATGCTTTAAACGCGATAGCTGCATTAGCGATGGAAAAGAAAACGGGTGCGAGAGGACTTCGAGCGATTATGGAGTCGTTACTATTGGAACCCATGTTCGATGTGCCGGGTAGCGATGTAATGTCCGTCCACGTAACCGAAGGTTGCGTACGAGGACAAGAGAAACCGCAATACGTGAAAAGAGGTGATGCTACCGAGGACGAGCTGCAGGCTCaacatatacataattaa
- the LOC128875882 gene encoding ATP-dependent Clp protease ATP-binding subunit clpX-like, mitochondrial isoform X2, translating to MSCVRCCLISAGRIASSNHVANHVHKIVRVAVIRSLTIGSTLGKAPTETTPPGKDSSSGVSSIGSDGGKKSTLTCPKCGDPCTHVETFVSSTRFVKCEKCHHFFVVLSEIDSKRSLNEALRPDDTKQGFYRKPPPPPKKIFEYLNKHVVGQEYAKKVLSVAVYNHYKRIYNNLPVQNSTQGSTNSAGTQDLNHPFIHRDLLHISSIGNSLGVGFQQFPNGNEQKTAGNQSVPGSDILDSKQHQLKLEKSNILLLGPTGSGKTLLAQTIAQCLDVPFAICDCTTLTQAGYVGEDIESVIAKLLQDANYVVDKAQMGIVFLDEVDKIGAVPGIHQLRDVGGEGVQQGMLKMLEGTIVNVPERNSSRKLRGDTLQVDTTNILFVASGAYNGLDRLISRRKTEKYLGFGAIPSSENPGRRAASLADVANMSPSTEKDNKEKDFLLQQVEARDLIDFGMIPEFVGRFPVLVPFHTLDRDMLVRILTEPQNAMVPQYQMLFSMDKVELTFTADALNAIAALAMEKKTGARGLRAIMESLLLEPMFDVPGSDVMSVHVTEGCVRGQEKPQYVKRGDATEDELQAQHIHN from the exons ATGAGTTGCGTTCGTTGTTGTTTAATTAGCGCTGGTCGCATAGCATCCTCCAATCATGTAGCGAATCATG TTCACAAAATTGTGAGAGTAGCAGTGATCAGATCCTTGACGATCGGTAGTACTTTAGGAAAAGCACCTACCGAAACTACGCCGCCTGGCAAGGACAGTAGCAGCGGAGTCTCCTCTATCGGTAGCGACGGAGGAAAGAAAAGCACTCTTACCTGTCCAAAGTGTGGAGACCCTTGTACACACGTAGAAACCTTTGTGT CATCAACGAGGTTTgtaaaatgcgaaaaatgcCACCATTTTTTCGTCGTTCTGTCAGAGATAGATTCAAAGAGAAGTCTCAACGAAGCGTTGAGACCCGACGACACGAAACAAGGTTTCTATAGAAAACCACCACCTCCGCCAAAGAAG ATATTTGAATACCTAAACAAACACGTTGTGGGACAAGAGTATGCTAAAAAAGTTTTGAGCGTTGCTGTTTATAATCACTATAAACGGATCTACAATAACTTACCAGTGCAGAATTCAACGCAAGGATCTACTAATTCAGCCGGTACACAAGATCTGAATCATCCCTTCATTCACAGAG ATTTGTTACATATATCGTCAATCGGAAATTCACTCGGGGTTGGATTTCAACAATTTCCTAAtggaaacgaacaaaaaacgGCTGGTAATCAATCTGTTCCTGGATCTGATATTCTGGATAGTAAACAACATCAATTGAAATTAGAGAAAAGTAACATTTTGTTACTCGGTCCAACCGGTAGCGGGAAAACGTTGCTAGCGCAGACGATAGCCCAATGCTTAGACGTGCCATTTGCGATCTGCGACTGCACGACACTGACGCAAGCAGGTTACGTTGGCGAAGATATAGAAAGCGTGATCGCGAAACTTTTGCAAGATGCCAACTACGTAGTGGATAAAGCACAAATGGGTATCGTATTCTTAGACGAAGTTGATAAAATCGGCGCCGTACCTGGTATACATCAATTAAGAGACGTTGGCGGAGAAGGTGTTCAGCAAGGGatgttaaaaatgttggagggTACGATTGTCAACGTACCCGAAAGAAATAGTTCGCGAAAGTTACGCGGAGATACCTTGCAAGTTGAcactacaaatattttatttgttgcttCCGGTGCTTATAACGGATTAGATAGGTTGATCTCGCGACGAAAAACTGAAAAGTATCTTGGTTTCGGCGCGATACCATCTTCCGAGAATCCGGGAAGAAGAGCTGCGAGTTTAGCAGATGTCGCAAATATGTCACCTTCTACCGAAAAGGATAACAAAGAGAAAGATTTTTTGCTACAGCAAGTCGAAGCAAGAGACTTGATTGATTTCGGTATGATTCCCGAATTTGTCGGTAGATTTCCTGTTCTCGTACCATTTCACACTCTCGACAGGGATATGCTGGTCCGAATTTTGACCGAACCTCAAAATGCTATGGTGCCGCAATATCAAATGTTGTTTTCAATGGACAAG GTAGAATTAACATTTACCGCGGATGCTTTAAACGCGATAGCTGCATTAGCGATGGAAAAGAAAACGGGTGCGAGAGGACTTCGAGCGATTATGGAGTCGTTACTATTGGAACCCATGTTCGATGTGCCGGGTAGCGATGTAATGTCCGTCCACGTAACCGAAGGTTGCGTACGAGGACAAGAGAAACCGCAATACGTGAAAAGAGGTGATGCTACCGAGGACGAGCTGCAGGCTCaacatatacataattaa
- the LOC128875893 gene encoding serum response factor-binding protein 1-like: protein MTLATPRTEINNEIVSLRQYVRQARICTINKLIREAKRLRSKHGNEKQLEKNKNKADKYFREVFALKQIKDDEISKFGILNLEHLQDVLQNLNTDDETRAMTKVARYKSLKEKLIEFKHKFPNYREHVCLIKKKPSIRKKGKNPVDEIQDGNDKRVVKNTNKVQQANVTSIDHSRYITVEENIETDGNCKHQSKEMSVHKAKKNKCEQEVNRNTKRARNHEGSKSAIKVVSNEAAVKRFAELLLETNAQATNDRCEANNKQEMSDESLEIRENTDDFFLNSNEIVSCPKVETFSQQRYTNIGDDTFKALQVRNERDKFHRNKVNKDRRNTKVGKIDNEDTCNDRNRITEREAGNVPWKQNKMITSVKKTGVAQRNIKSAKPLENENLHPSWAARKKQQEVMKQGFQGKKIRFDDN from the exons ATGACTTTGGCAACACCCCGTACCGAGATAAATAACGAG attGTTTCGTTGAGGCAGTACGTTCGTCAGGCTCGCATCtgcacgataaataaattgatcagAGAAGCTAAACGATTACGTAGTAAGCATGGTAACGAGAAGCAATTggaaaaaaacaagaataaagCAGACAAGTATTTCAGGGAGGTTTTTGCGTTGAAACAAATCAAAGAcgatgaaatatcaaaatttggAATCCTTAACCTAGAACATCTCCAAGACGTACTGCAGAATCTGAATACCGACGATGAAACTAGGGCTATGACCAAAGTTGCTCGTTACAAATctttaaaagagaaattaatcgaattcaaGCACAAGTTTCCAAACTATAGAGAACACGtttgtttgataaaaaagaaaccatcgataagaaagaaaggaaagaatcCCGTAGACGAGATCCAGGATGGAAACGACAAACGCGTCGTAAAGAATACAAACAAAGTACAGCAAGCTAACGTAACCTCCATAGATCATTCTCGCTATATAACTGtagaagaaaatatcgaaaccgATGGGAATTGCAAACACCAGTCGAAAGAAATGTCAGTGCATAAagccaagaaaaataaatgcgaACAAGAGGTGAATAGGAATACGAAACGTGCGAGAAACCACGAAGGGTCAAAGTCTGCTATCAAAGTTGTAAGTAACGAAGCTGCTGTTAAAAGGTTCGCAGAACTTTTGCTGGAAACTAACGCACAGGCAACAAACGACAGGTGCGAAGCGAATAACAAACAAGAGATGTCTGACGAGTCGTTGGAAATTAGAGAAAACACGGACgacttttttctaaattcaaaCGAGATCGTATCGTGTCCAAAGGTTGAAACGTTTTCACAACAAAGATACACAAACATCGGTGATGATACATTTAAGGCGTTACAAGTAAGAAATGAAAGAGATAAATTTCATAGGAACAAAGTAAACAAGGATAgaagaaatacaaaagtagGAAAAATAGATAACGAGGATACTTGCAACGATAGGAATAGGATAACGGAAAGAGAGGCTGGCAATGTACcttggaaacaaaataaaatgattacatCGGTTAAGAAGACGGGCGTTGCACAGAGAAATATCAAGAGCGCAAAACctttggaaaatgaaaatttacatcCGTCGTGGGCAGCAAGGAAGAAACAACAAGAAGTTATGAAACAGGGTTTCCAAGGGAAAAAAATTCGGTTCGATGATAATTAA
- the LOC128875895 gene encoding mitochondrial outer membrane protein SLC25A46-like has product MAGLENYERVYRGKTNKYWETDSDYSYSYHGREVIRPLDVPVLHPLAEDSPPADDLTVKRYIGAGCGLASLITETLLVHPFIVLRRQCQVNPGSNVYHIIPITLVPVVVRLHQTQGINTLWKGIGSVLLVKGMMLAIEDFISKITPWPKEITRNSSLKAFGQHVLLKCVSIGLTTPFFSASLVETVQSEIASESPGILDVFRDGAIRLVEVSNKGRLIPIYSLLPPTIAYGVSKYLFTLAVSRVTSHIMQIRQIRQKHSQESRGAYSRVLLSEEVILDIELQSTLISTFVAEVLFYPWETVIYRLHLQGTRTIIDNLDTGRSVTPLLTGYSGARDCYGTIVSTEGPLGLYKGFGALLLQFAVDVVIVRVIKWIVTELATVLRPKPKSARKPAHWDSMYNVRGD; this is encoded by the exons ATGGCTGGCTTGGAAAATTATGAAAGAGTGTATCGAGGAAAAACCAACAAGTATTGGGAAACTGATAGTGATTACTCGTATTCATATCACGGACGAGAGGTTATTCGTCCTTTAGATGTACCCGTTTTACATCCCCTAGCCGAAGATAGCCCTCCTGCCGATG ATCTTACAGTAAAAAGGTACATCGGTGCAGGTTGTGGTCTAGCAAGTTTAATTACGGAAACTCTATTAGTTCACCCCTTCATTGTTCTAAGAAGACAATGTCAGGTAAATCCTGGATCGAATGTGTATCACATAATACCGATTACTTTGGTTCCTGTAGTTGTGCGTCTTCATCAGACTCAAGGAATAAATACTCTTTGGAAAGGAATTGGATCGGTCTTACTCGTTAAAGGAATGATGTTAGCTATCGaagatttcatttctaaaataacGCCGTGGCCAAA AGAAATAACACGGAATAGTTCGTTAAAAGCATTTGGTCAGCACGTTCTTCTGAAATG TGTGTCCATAGGCCTGACGACACCATTTTTCTCAGCGTCGTTAGTTGAAACGGTACAATCTGAAATTGCATCCGAAAGCCCTGGAATACTAGATGTCTTTCGAGATGGCGCGATTCGCTTAGTCGAAGTGAGCAACAAGGGTAGATTAATTCCTATATATTCGCTGCTACCGCCAACTATCGCTTACGGAGTTTCGAAATATCTTTTTACTTTGGCTGTTTCCCGAGTTACCAGTCACATTATGCAGATTAGGCAGATTAGGCAGAAACATTCTCAAGAGTCACGA GGTGCATATAGCAGAGTGTTGCTGTCCGAGGAAGTTATACTAGATATAGAGCTACAATCTACTCTGATTTCTACATTTGTGGCAGAAGTATTGTTTTATCCTTGGGAAACGGTGATTTACAGACTTCACCTTCAGGGTACGCGTACCATTATCGACAACTTGGACACTGGTCGTAGCGTAACGCCGTTGCTAACTGGATATAGCGGTGCAAGGGATTGTTACGGTACGATCGTTTCTACCGAAGGCCCTCTTGGTTTGTATAAAGGGTTTGGTGctcttcttttgcaatttgCTGTAGATGTAGTAATAGTACGGGTGATCAAATGGATCGTTACGGAATTAGCTACGGTATTAAGACCGAAACCAAAATCAGCTCGAAAACCGGCACATTGGGATTCGATGTACAACGTAAGAGGGGACTAA